The Papilio machaon chromosome 28, ilPapMach1.1, whole genome shotgun sequence genome includes a window with the following:
- the LOC106712990 gene encoding LOW QUALITY PROTEIN: uncharacterized protein LOC106712990 (The sequence of the model RefSeq protein was modified relative to this genomic sequence to represent the inferred CDS: inserted 1 base in 1 codon; deleted 1 base in 1 codon): MDERLIESVKKFPCLWDTSSEFYKCNETKDAAWNLIINEVNIKDVTTAKYRWKQLRDNHRDALKRQNATRSGQARRQRKEWKYQNAMSFLLPYMCNRDRASNFESLEDSANENSNQPNFDDNSQKSSGILPSTSNNLTSVNVSDDSTASGPIPSTSKKRKNDEILDILRKNQENRDLLRQERTEVKNMMGARDKYDEIDLFFLNLAASTKKLPYYLQLQIKKNCFXWYSPNNYGYSTSSTPTSGNINISNNTANSSHVEETEATTEHSSTFPQNDINISTATASDVPETQNTGRTGTPVVELRGSEETADQYLTTVNKMEKPEPPILNRICENTEPEIEMVCESSGTTQASAVPAFTITSLSAEFTTFRSFIMSALKSLQEQVALLSSQADLESQSRRKILLLHGVPDHIGRYCLSSGSYYCD; encoded by the exons atgGATGAAAGACTCATCGAAAGCGTAAAAAAGTTTCCTTGCCTGTGGGACACGAGttcagaattttataaatgtaacgaAACAAAGGATGCGGCATGGAATCTCATCATTAATGAAGTAAACATAAAAGAcg TTACAACCGCCAAATACCGATGGAAACAACTTAGAGATAACCATCGAGATGCATTAAAACGTCAAAATGCAACAAGGAGTGGACAGGCTAGAAGACAACGCAAGGAGTGGAAATATCAAAACGCCATGTCATTTCTTCTACCGTACATGTGTAACAGAGATCGAGCATCAAATTTTGAATCCTTAGAAGACTCGGCAAATGAGAATTCAAATCAGCCAAATTTTGATGATAATTCTCAAAAATCAAGCGGTATCTTGCCATCAACATCAAATAATCTTACCTCTGTCAATGTTTCCGATGATTCGACAGCATCTGGTCCGATTCCTTCCACATCGAAAAAAAGGAAGAACGATGAGATCCTagatatattaagaaaaaatcaagAAAACCGCGATCTTTTAAGACAAGAACGTACGgaagttaaaaatatgatgGGAGCCAGGGACAAGTATGATGAAATagac cttttttttttaaatttggctgcgtcaacaaaaaagttgccatattatttacaacttcaaataaaaaaaaattgtt aatggtATTCTCCGAATAATTATGGTTACTCTACAAGCTCAACACCAACATCAGGCaatataaatatcagtaaTAATACTGCAAATTCTTCGCATGTTGAAGAAACTGAGGCTACTACTGAACACTCATCAACATTTCCACAAAATGATATCAATATATCTACTGCTACCGCTTCAGATGTTCCAGAAACTCAGAACACTGGAAGAACTGGAACGCCTGTAGTAGAGCTAAGAGGTTCGGAGGAAACTGCAGATCAATAT CTAACAACTGTCAATAAAATGGAAAAACCAGAACCACCAATACTTAATAGAATCTGTGAGAATACTGAACCAGAAATAGAAATGGTATGTGAGTCAAGTGGTACAACTCAGGCAAGTGCTGTGCCTGCATTTACCATCACAAGTTTGTCAGCAGAGTTTACAACATTCCGCTCATTCATTATGTCGGCACTGAAGTCACTTCAAGAACAAGTGGCACTCCTCTCTTCTCAAGCAGATCTGGAGTCACAGAGTCGACgaaaaattttgttacttCATGGGGTGCCCGACCACATCGGAAGATACTGTCTCAGTAGTGGTTCATACTATTGTGACTAA
- the LOC123722599 gene encoding uncharacterized protein LOC123722599 has translation MNPSPRRAFSFPQRSWALEDRLPGELEHLSNVLRRNGYDGKLKARRHKRNRPREVARQPAFLPYVKGVTDKLSKILNKHVIKTIFTPDSKIAQKLRSPKDRIPFETPGVYKINCSYGSSYIGQTKRTITSRIKEHIRAVKNNDPQKSAIAEHLLDPSTNHWIELHSPQVLSTERHYIPRLVREAIEIAKCKNFNREDGFKLSSAWNPVIQYYNKTGQQPTSSTRTNVDTVSLVCRQQKITSSADLMCSENAYRTVVVVAESERR, from the coding sequence ATGAATCCATCTCCTCGTCGTGCTTTCAGCTTTCCACAAAGATCGTGGGCTCTGGAAGATCGCTTACCAGGTGAACTCGAACATTTGTCGAACGTACTGCGGCGGAATGGATATGATGGAAAGCTGAAAGCACGACGACACAAACGGAATAGGCCGAGAGAGGTGGCGAGACAGCCTGCTTTTTTGCCGTACGTCAAAGGGGTAACTGACAAACTGTCGaagattttaaacaaacacgtaataaaaactatttttacccCCGACAGTAAGATAGCACAAAAACTGCGATCGCCCAAAGACCGTATTCCGTTTGAAACACCCGGTGTCTACAAAATCAACTGCAGCTATGGCAGCTCGTATATAGGACAAACCAAGCGCACCATCACCAGTCGCATAAAGGAACATATACGAGCTGTTAAAAACAACGATCCTCAGAAGTCGGCCATAGCTGAACACCTTTTGGACCCCTCCACCAATCACTGGATTGAACTACATAGTCCCCAGGTACTATCGACAGAACGCCACTACATACCAAGATTGGTAAGAGAAGCGATTGAAATTGCTAAATGCAAAAATTTCAATCGCGAAGATGGGTTTAAATTGTCGAGTGCCTGGAATCCAGTGATCCAGTATTACAACAAGACTGGACAGCAACCGACTTCGAGTACGCGCACAAATGTGGACACAGTGAGTTTAGTTTGtcgacaacaaaaaataacatcgagtGCGGACTTAATGTGCAGTGAGAACGCGTACAGGACAGTGGTAGTGGTCGCCGAATCAGAAAGAAGGTAG